The Sporomusa termitida genome has a window encoding:
- the prmA gene encoding 50S ribosomal protein L11 methyltransferase — MKWAEISIQTSHEATEAVADIFHELGASGVVIEDPELINAYRRSGSWDYCDIPEELNPEVVTVKSYLPVDELLDDKLREFEERINGLHEHNLDKGRGYINCREVQEEDWASAWKEYFHPVRVSEHIVIKPSWEEYLPAAGDIVIELDPGMAFGTGTHPTTAMCVRCLEDVIKPKQVVFDVGTGSGILSVAAAKLGAASVRAVDLDPVAVKVAAENIAVNNVTAKVEITQGDLLTGVTGKADVIVANIIADIIIKMLPDVRIRLADQGVFIGSGIITDRLGDVTAALIDSGFVVDRVIEEGGWVAIVAGSGSR, encoded by the coding sequence ATGAAATGGGCTGAAATCAGCATTCAAACCTCCCATGAAGCTACAGAAGCTGTAGCTGATATTTTCCATGAGTTGGGCGCTAGCGGGGTTGTCATCGAAGACCCTGAACTTATTAATGCCTACCGCCGCTCTGGGAGTTGGGATTATTGCGACATTCCCGAAGAACTCAACCCAGAGGTCGTAACGGTCAAATCCTACTTACCTGTTGATGAGCTTTTAGATGATAAGCTGCGCGAATTTGAAGAGCGTATAAACGGTCTGCATGAGCATAATCTTGACAAAGGCCGCGGCTACATTAACTGCCGGGAAGTTCAGGAAGAAGACTGGGCTTCAGCCTGGAAAGAATACTTCCATCCGGTGCGGGTGAGTGAGCATATTGTAATTAAGCCGTCCTGGGAAGAGTATCTTCCGGCTGCAGGGGACATCGTTATCGAATTGGACCCCGGCATGGCTTTTGGTACAGGTACTCATCCTACTACGGCTATGTGTGTGCGCTGTTTGGAAGATGTTATTAAGCCCAAGCAGGTTGTGTTTGATGTCGGTACCGGTTCCGGCATTTTGTCTGTTGCCGCGGCGAAGCTGGGGGCAGCGAGCGTGCGGGCTGTTGATCTTGATCCGGTAGCGGTGAAGGTGGCGGCAGAAAACATTGCCGTTAACAACGTCACTGCCAAGGTTGAAATCACACAGGGCGACCTGTTAACCGGTGTAACCGGCAAGGCCGATGTGATCGTAGCTAACATTATTGCCGACATCATTATTAAAATGCTGCCCGATGTCCGTATAAGGCTGGCCGATCAAGGCGTATTTATTGGCAGTGGCATTATAACTGACCGTTTGGGTGATGTTACTGCTGCCCTCATTGATAGTGGGTTTGTTGTTGACCGGGTTATTGAAGAAGGCGGCTGGGTGGCTATTGTGGCCGGCAGCGGCAGCCGTTAA
- a CDS encoding 16S rRNA (uracil(1498)-N(3))-methyltransferase, with protein sequence MRRFFINVPLSSTVFIEGADARHMALVLRMASGDTVQVAAPDGKTAKAEIIRISAESVQLTLLEAMEDHTEPPVKVWLVQGLGKGEKMDYIIQKAVELGVYGIIPAITEHCIVKYDVQKQADKVVRWQKIAREAAKQCGRSYIPRILPVTRLAAVLGQPEISNASTIMLYEGQAPQGLKQVLSKTGRPVYGLFIGPEGGFSPAEVALCAANGVSVVSMGPRIMRTETAAVAALTVVMYECGDLGG encoded by the coding sequence ATGCGCCGTTTCTTTATCAATGTACCGCTTAGCAGTACCGTGTTTATTGAGGGTGCTGATGCTCGCCATATGGCTTTAGTACTGAGAATGGCCAGCGGTGACACTGTACAGGTTGCTGCTCCGGACGGGAAAACGGCCAAAGCTGAAATCATCCGGATAAGCGCAGAGTCAGTACAGCTAACACTGCTTGAAGCTATGGAAGATCATACTGAGCCGCCGGTTAAAGTATGGTTAGTCCAGGGGTTAGGCAAGGGCGAAAAAATGGACTATATTATTCAAAAGGCAGTGGAACTTGGTGTATATGGTATTATTCCGGCAATAACAGAACATTGCATAGTTAAATACGATGTACAGAAACAGGCTGATAAGGTAGTCCGTTGGCAAAAAATAGCCCGCGAGGCAGCCAAACAGTGTGGCCGGAGTTATATTCCCCGGATTCTGCCTGTTACCCGCCTGGCGGCTGTATTGGGACAGCCGGAAATATCCAATGCCAGTACAATCATGTTATACGAAGGGCAAGCCCCGCAGGGCCTGAAACAGGTACTTAGCAAAACCGGCCGGCCTGTTTATGGTCTCTTTATCGGTCCGGAAGGGGGCTTTAGCCCGGCTGAGGTTGCCCTGTGCGCGGCCAACGGGGTTAGTGTTGTCAGCATGGGACCAAGAATTATGCGTACCGAGACAGCTGCGGTTGCGGCGCTGACTGTTGTTATGTATGAGTGCGGCGATTTAGGAGGCTGA
- the dnaJ gene encoding molecular chaperone DnaJ — MSKRDYYEVLGVAKTASEDDLKKAYRKLARKYHPDVNRDNPKDAEEKFKEVNEAYEILSNAERRAQYDQFGHAAFDAANGGGGFGGAGAGAGGFSDIFDMFFGQAGFGFGGGRNAGPERGPDLRYDMEISFEEAAFGLETEIQVPRTEDCGSCQGSGSAPGTHPETCPDCRGTGQVQVTQNTPFGRMVNVRACDRCRGEGKIIKTPCKECSGRGKLRVKRKIKIKIPAGVDNGSRLRVAHEGEAGQRGGPPGDLYVYLFAKQHKLFTREGNDVICEVPINFVQATLGDEIEVPTLDGKVKLKIPEGTQTGTVFRIKDKGIPHLRGHGRGDQHVRVKLVTPKKLTDRQKELLQEFAKAGGADPTSEEKGFFKKFKDAFGSI, encoded by the coding sequence GTGAGTAAGCGAGACTATTATGAAGTGCTGGGTGTAGCCAAAACGGCGTCTGAAGATGACTTAAAGAAGGCGTACCGTAAATTGGCCCGCAAGTACCATCCTGACGTTAACCGTGACAACCCCAAGGACGCCGAAGAAAAATTTAAAGAAGTCAACGAGGCTTACGAAATTTTATCTAATGCCGAACGCCGGGCGCAGTATGACCAATTTGGTCATGCTGCGTTCGATGCCGCTAACGGTGGCGGCGGCTTTGGCGGTGCTGGCGCTGGCGCTGGCGGTTTCTCCGATATATTTGATATGTTTTTCGGGCAGGCGGGATTTGGGTTTGGCGGTGGTCGGAATGCAGGGCCTGAACGGGGGCCGGACTTGCGGTACGACATGGAGATCAGCTTTGAGGAAGCGGCTTTTGGGTTGGAGACTGAAATTCAGGTGCCGCGGACCGAGGATTGCGGCAGCTGTCAGGGATCAGGTTCGGCGCCGGGAACACATCCGGAAACTTGTCCTGACTGCCGGGGAACAGGTCAGGTTCAGGTAACGCAGAATACGCCTTTTGGCCGTATGGTCAACGTGCGAGCTTGCGATCGCTGCCGCGGGGAAGGGAAAATCATTAAGACCCCGTGCAAAGAATGCAGCGGCCGGGGGAAACTGCGTGTTAAACGTAAAATAAAAATCAAAATTCCGGCTGGGGTTGACAATGGCTCAAGGCTCAGAGTGGCGCATGAAGGGGAAGCCGGGCAACGGGGCGGCCCGCCCGGGGACTTGTATGTTTATCTGTTCGCAAAACAGCATAAACTGTTTACCCGGGAAGGCAATGATGTTATTTGTGAAGTACCGATTAATTTCGTGCAGGCCACACTGGGTGATGAAATTGAAGTGCCGACCCTGGATGGTAAAGTTAAGCTGAAAATCCCTGAGGGTACGCAAACCGGGACCGTATTCCGGATAAAAGATAAAGGCATCCCCCATTTACGCGGTCATGGACGCGGTGATCAGCATGTACGCGTTAAGCTAGTAACCCCGAAAAAACTGACTGATCGTCAAAAGGAACTTTTACAAGAGTTTGCCAAAGCAGGTGGTGCCGATCCTACCTCTGAGGAAAAAGGCTTTTTTAAAAAATTTAAAGATGCCTTTGGCTCTATTTGA
- a CDS encoding TCP-1/cpn60 chaperonin family protein, producing MNLKQAGSGADVDERLAALLTNANAVRAITAAVEGTIGPKGLDTMLVDRFGEVIITNDGVTILDKMDVNHPAAKMLINTAKAQQAEVGDGTTTTTIMAGSLVSEGVSQVMRGVPVARVIEGIKYGVAKVLTGVKERARTITEVNDPILRSIAMIAGREHVDIADLVVEAARLIGVEKLNEYNFKLSEIITAEAGANNEVFMGVVVDQERMTQEMPEAVTCAKLLLIDDALEPEEIEDEALSTEAGFKRYIELQDEFKKNVQKIVSLGVNVVMVDRGVHSAAEEILTDANILVIERVSAKDLRRVADHSGARLIKRTGLKKEPVDIEKYLGTADKVYQDEKLEQVRVIGGNGKPMATILVGAATEEVVGERERIAKDAAASVQAAVKGGYVPGGGSIEVAMAREVGKYRDNLKGMAAYGLDCVTNALKQPLSQIVENAGFNPLEKVEEAVTTQTTQNCDSLGIDCDTGEVADMLERGVVDPVPVKLHAIKAAGEVAVAILRIDTIIKKKEEGANAQKAGAADSAMPDF from the coding sequence ATGAATCTAAAGCAAGCAGGCAGTGGGGCTGACGTGGATGAACGTTTGGCCGCTCTGTTAACGAACGCTAATGCTGTAAGGGCAATCACTGCGGCTGTCGAAGGCACTATCGGGCCCAAAGGGCTTGATACGATGCTTGTTGATCGCTTTGGTGAGGTTATTATTACCAATGACGGTGTTACCATTTTGGATAAAATGGATGTCAATCATCCGGCTGCTAAAATGTTGATTAATACTGCCAAAGCCCAACAGGCAGAGGTCGGCGATGGTACAACCACGACGACAATTATGGCAGGCAGCCTGGTCTCGGAAGGCGTAAGCCAGGTCATGCGCGGGGTACCTGTGGCCAGAGTGATTGAAGGCATTAAATATGGTGTGGCTAAGGTCCTCACTGGCGTGAAAGAACGGGCCCGCACAATTACAGAGGTTAATGATCCAATCCTGCGCAGTATTGCCATGATTGCCGGCCGGGAGCATGTGGATATTGCTGATCTGGTAGTTGAGGCAGCCAGGCTGATTGGTGTGGAAAAGCTCAATGAATACAATTTTAAGTTATCGGAGATTATTACTGCTGAAGCCGGGGCCAATAACGAGGTATTTATGGGCGTTGTCGTTGATCAGGAGCGGATGACGCAGGAAATGCCGGAAGCTGTAACCTGCGCCAAACTGCTGCTGATTGATGATGCCCTTGAACCTGAAGAGATTGAAGATGAGGCGTTAAGCACGGAAGCTGGTTTTAAGCGTTATATCGAACTTCAGGACGAATTCAAAAAAAATGTCCAGAAAATTGTCAGCCTGGGCGTTAATGTTGTCATGGTGGACCGGGGCGTACATAGTGCCGCTGAGGAAATTCTCACAGATGCCAACATTCTGGTTATTGAACGTGTATCCGCCAAAGACCTGCGCCGGGTCGCGGATCACTCCGGTGCCCGGCTGATCAAACGGACCGGCTTGAAAAAAGAGCCGGTTGATATTGAAAAATATCTGGGTACTGCTGACAAGGTGTATCAGGATGAAAAGCTGGAGCAAGTGCGGGTTATCGGCGGCAATGGCAAGCCGATGGCCACGATTTTGGTCGGGGCCGCCACGGAAGAGGTAGTGGGGGAACGGGAACGCATTGCTAAAGATGCGGCGGCAAGTGTGCAGGCTGCGGTGAAGGGCGGTTATGTGCCGGGCGGCGGTTCGATTGAGGTTGCTATGGCCAGGGAAGTTGGCAAATACCGGGATAACCTTAAAGGCATGGCGGCTTACGGTCTTGATTGCGTAACCAATGCGCTCAAGCAGCCCTTGTCTCAGATCGTAGAAAATGCCGGTTTTAACCCGCTGGAGAAAGTGGAGGAAGCCGTTACTACACAAACTACGCAAAACTGCGACTCACTGGGCATAGACTGTGATACCGGGGAAGTGGCTGATATGCTGGAACGGGGGGTAGTTGACCCTGTGCCGGTAAAACTGCATGCGATTAAAGCTGCCGGCGAAGTCGCTGTTGCTATTTTACGTATTGATACTATTATCAAGAAAAAAGAAGAAGGGGCCAATGCCCAGAAGGCAGGCGCTGCCGATAGTGCTATGCCTGATTTTTAA
- the dnaK gene encoding molecular chaperone DnaK: MAKVIGIDLGTTNSVVAVMEGGEPIVIPNPEGSRITPSVVGFSKNGERLVGQIAKRQAVSNPDGTVSSIKRHMGTAYKVNIEGKDYTPQEISAMILQKLKSDAEAYLGEKVTQAVITVPAYFSDSQRQATKDAGAIAGLEVLRIINEPTAAALAYGMDKGNDHTILVFDLGGGTFDVSILELGDGVFEVKATSGNNRLGGDDFDERVMNWLVAEFKKEQGIDLANDRMAMQRLREAAEKAKIELSGVLTSNINLPFITADQTGPKHLDISLTRAKFEELTADLVEATMGPTRQALSDAGLAAKDIDKVILVGGSTRIPAVQEAIKKSLNKEPHKGVNPDECVAVGAAIQAGVLVGEVKDVLLLDVTPLSLGIETLGGVFTKIIERNTTIPTSKSQTFSTAADNQPSVDIHVLQGEREMASYNKTLGRFELSGIPPAPRGVPRIEVSFDIDANGIVHVSAKDLGTGKEQKITITSSGGLNKDEVERMVKEAESHAAEDKKRKEEVEVRNNADSLVYNAEKTINEFGDKADKALVEKVQQAADKLKETLKGSDLEAIKADTEELTKPLYELSAAMYQANAQAEGAQGAPQGQQEAPPDDKVVDAEYKVMDDEKK; the protein is encoded by the coding sequence ATGGCAAAAGTAATTGGTATTGATCTTGGTACTACTAACTCAGTAGTAGCTGTAATGGAAGGCGGCGAGCCTATTGTTATTCCTAATCCGGAAGGCAGCCGTATTACCCCTTCAGTAGTTGGTTTTTCGAAAAATGGTGAACGCCTGGTCGGACAAATTGCCAAGCGGCAGGCAGTCTCCAATCCTGATGGCACAGTTAGTTCGATTAAACGCCATATGGGCACTGCTTATAAAGTCAATATTGAAGGTAAGGACTATACTCCCCAGGAAATTTCGGCAATGATTCTGCAAAAACTAAAATCAGACGCGGAAGCCTATTTAGGGGAAAAGGTTACGCAGGCGGTAATTACTGTCCCTGCCTATTTCTCCGACAGTCAGCGTCAGGCCACAAAAGATGCCGGTGCGATTGCCGGCCTGGAAGTGCTCCGTATTATCAACGAGCCTACCGCTGCTGCCTTAGCCTATGGCATGGATAAAGGCAACGACCACACTATCCTGGTGTTCGACCTGGGTGGCGGTACGTTTGACGTATCCATTCTTGAACTGGGTGATGGTGTTTTTGAGGTTAAGGCCACAAGTGGCAATAACCGCCTGGGCGGTGATGATTTTGACGAGCGGGTCATGAACTGGCTGGTCGCTGAATTCAAAAAAGAGCAGGGAATAGATTTGGCCAACGACCGTATGGCCATGCAGCGTCTGCGGGAAGCCGCCGAAAAAGCCAAAATTGAATTATCAGGTGTACTGACTTCTAATATTAATCTGCCCTTTATTACTGCCGACCAAACCGGTCCCAAACATCTGGACATCAGCCTGACCCGGGCAAAATTTGAAGAATTGACTGCCGATCTTGTGGAAGCTACAATGGGGCCAACCCGTCAGGCTTTGAGTGATGCCGGCTTAGCGGCGAAGGATATTGACAAAGTTATTCTTGTGGGTGGCTCAACCCGGATTCCGGCTGTACAGGAAGCCATTAAAAAATCACTGAACAAAGAGCCGCATAAAGGCGTTAACCCGGACGAGTGTGTGGCTGTTGGTGCTGCTATTCAAGCCGGTGTGCTTGTGGGCGAGGTAAAAGATGTATTGCTCCTGGACGTTACCCCACTGTCCCTGGGGATTGAAACCCTGGGCGGGGTATTTACCAAAATTATTGAACGCAATACTACGATTCCGACCTCCAAGAGCCAGACCTTCTCAACGGCTGCGGATAATCAGCCGTCTGTTGATATTCATGTGCTGCAGGGTGAGAGGGAAATGGCTTCTTATAACAAGACGCTGGGACGTTTTGAACTTTCCGGTATCCCGCCGGCCCCCCGCGGTGTGCCGCGTATTGAAGTAAGTTTTGATATTGATGCCAATGGGATTGTTCATGTATCGGCCAAAGATTTAGGCACAGGTAAAGAGCAGAAGATTACTATTACTTCTTCCGGCGGTCTTAATAAGGATGAGGTAGAAAGAATGGTAAAAGAAGCTGAGTCTCATGCTGCTGAAGATAAAAAACGCAAAGAAGAGGTTGAAGTGCGCAACAATGCCGATTCTTTAGTATATAATGCAGAGAAGACGATTAATGAATTTGGCGATAAAGCTGACAAAGCCCTGGTCGAAAAGGTGCAGCAGGCGGCTGACAAACTCAAGGAGACTTTGAAAGGCAGTGATCTTGAAGCAATAAAAGCTGACACTGAAGAACTTACCAAACCACTTTATGAACTATCGGCAGCTATGTATCAGGCGAATGCTCAGGCCGAAGGCGCACAAGGTGCCCCGCAGGGGCAGCAGGAGGCGCCGCCGGATGATAAAGTGGTTGACGCCGAATATAAAGTAATGGACGACGAAAAGAAATAA
- the hrcA gene encoding heat-inducible transcriptional repressor HrcA, which yields MLDERKRQILQAIIDDYISTAEPIGSRTIARKYNLGISPATIRNEMADLEFLGYLEQPHTSAGRIPSVKGYRFYVDCLLAPPQISDSDIALIDNWYYTRARRIEEVFQETVKILSRMTQNVSMVLAPQMSQCTFRYLQFLPLDERRSIVVIVTDTGLLDNKIIEIPEGLHHEDLSRVANVINSRLGGLAVDRITTPVLKAIQNDIMPDPQIFEQAVTLLKQALTADKNDKVYLGGTTQMLNQPEFRDVDKVKGLLTMFEEDTLLSDILHMPNSDGVIVTIGQENKYTGIHDCSVVQATYRIDGQVVGTVAVLGPTRMEYGKTMSVLKFMQRHLGEILKKYKVL from the coding sequence GTGCTGGATGAAAGAAAACGGCAAATCCTGCAAGCTATTATTGATGATTATATCTCAACGGCAGAACCTATTGGTTCGCGGACAATTGCGCGTAAATATAATCTCGGGATTAGCCCCGCTACTATCCGTAACGAGATGGCGGATTTGGAGTTTTTAGGTTATCTTGAGCAACCGCATACCTCGGCCGGCAGGATACCGTCCGTTAAAGGCTATCGCTTTTATGTTGACTGTTTATTGGCGCCCCCCCAGATTTCCGATTCAGACATTGCGCTTATCGATAACTGGTACTACACGCGAGCCCGGCGAATTGAAGAAGTATTTCAGGAGACGGTAAAAATTTTATCGCGTATGACGCAAAATGTCTCCATGGTACTGGCGCCGCAGATGTCGCAGTGTACTTTCCGGTATCTCCAGTTTTTGCCGCTGGATGAACGTCGGTCAATTGTTGTGATTGTCACTGATACCGGTTTATTGGATAATAAGATTATTGAAATACCTGAGGGGCTCCACCATGAGGACCTGAGCCGGGTGGCTAATGTGATAAACTCCCGTTTGGGAGGTCTGGCTGTTGACCGGATAACAACGCCGGTTTTAAAAGCTATTCAAAACGATATCATGCCTGATCCGCAGATTTTTGAACAGGCAGTTACCCTCTTAAAGCAGGCGCTTACTGCCGACAAGAACGACAAGGTTTACCTTGGCGGCACAACACAGATGCTCAATCAGCCTGAATTCCGTGATGTTGATAAAGTTAAAGGTTTATTAACTATGTTTGAAGAAGACACTTTGTTAAGCGATATTCTCCACATGCCCAATAGTGATGGTGTCATTGTTACTATCGGCCAGGAGAATAAATATACAGGTATTCATGACTGCAGTGTTGTGCAGGCCACTTACCGCATTGACGGCCAGGTGGTGGGTACTGTGGCGGTGCTTGGTCCAACCAGAATGGAATATGGCAAAACTATGTCTGTGCTTAAGTTTATGCAACGCCATTTAGGTGAAATTTTGAAAAAATACAAGGTGTTGTGA
- the hemW gene encoding radical SAM family heme chaperone HemW, which translates to MNEFGLYLHVPFCRQKCFYCDFASYAGAEHLFTAYTAALCQQIAEQGGLLCKPAVDTIYIGGGTPSLLPVQLLTQIMTALDRSFSIQREAEISMEANPGTVTKNQLTVLKAAGINRLSFGVQSFNDSLLARLGRIHQTADTLAALDYAYRAGFTNISIDLMYGLPGQRAEGFARELEQAAALETAHLSVYGLKLEAGTPFCSAYDQGLLALPDEIAEEAMYDLMVEVLPGQGLRRYEISNFARPGRECRHNLKYWHYQPYLGLGAAAHSFVNGERTSAVPAIEEYIRAIKAGSSPVIMREKLTRAQAIAEYIFLALRTTQGLKAADFTRQFHLDFFIHFAHTFNELRQQKLLATNGRRVWLTDKGMKFSNLVFAAFIDDH; encoded by the coding sequence ATGAATGAATTTGGCCTGTATCTTCATGTACCGTTTTGCCGGCAAAAGTGTTTTTATTGTGACTTTGCCTCTTATGCCGGCGCGGAACATTTGTTCACTGCTTATACTGCCGCCTTGTGCCAGCAGATTGCTGAACAGGGCGGTCTGTTATGTAAGCCGGCTGTGGACACCATCTATATTGGCGGCGGCACCCCCAGTCTGCTGCCTGTGCAGCTGCTGACGCAGATTATGACTGCACTTGATCGCAGTTTTAGCATACAGCGTGAGGCCGAGATTAGTATGGAAGCTAATCCGGGCACTGTAACCAAAAATCAGTTAACAGTGTTGAAAGCGGCCGGAATCAACAGGCTTAGTTTCGGTGTCCAGTCCTTTAACGACAGTTTGCTGGCCCGCCTGGGGCGAATTCACCAAACGGCAGACACGCTGGCAGCACTGGACTATGCCTATCGGGCCGGGTTTACTAATATTAGTATTGATTTGATGTATGGCCTGCCGGGGCAGCGGGCGGAAGGCTTTGCCCGGGAACTGGAGCAGGCGGCGGCATTAGAGACTGCCCATCTGTCGGTATACGGACTGAAGCTGGAAGCGGGAACACCGTTCTGTTCAGCTTATGATCAGGGTTTATTGGCGTTGCCGGACGAAATAGCCGAGGAGGCAATGTATGATCTAATGGTTGAAGTTTTACCCGGCCAGGGCTTGCGGCGTTATGAGATCTCTAATTTTGCCCGGCCGGGCCGGGAGTGCCGCCATAATCTCAAATATTGGCATTATCAGCCCTATTTAGGTCTGGGGGCTGCCGCCCATTCTTTTGTAAACGGTGAGCGGACAAGTGCTGTGCCGGCGATTGAAGAATACATCCGGGCCATCAAAGCCGGCAGCTCACCGGTCATTATGCGGGAAAAACTGACCAGGGCACAGGCTATAGCCGAATATATTTTTCTGGCTTTACGCACCACCCAGGGGCTGAAAGCTGCGGATTTTACCCGGCAGTTTCATCTCGATTTCTTCATACATTTCGCTCATACCTTTAATGAGCTTCGCCAGCAAAAATTGCTGGCGACAAATGGTCGCCGGGTATGGCTGACTGACAAAGGCATGAAGTTCAGCAATCTTGTCTTTGCCGCTTTTATTGATGATCACTGA
- the mtaB gene encoding tRNA (N(6)-L-threonylcarbamoyladenosine(37)-C(2))-methylthiotransferase MtaB has translation MAQVAFTTLGCKVNQFETEVMEGLFKNKGYEVVAFTDQADVYVINTCSVTTLGEKKSRQLIRRAGRLNGAAIIAVAGCYSQVSPGQVAAIPGVDVIVGTQDRARIVELVEAAAANQRTAQINVVTDIMQAKEFEDIPLFSKPDRTRAFLKIQEGCTNFCTYCIIPYARGPLRSRPLASIAAETEKLVAAGFTEIVLTGIHLGAFGRDFPSADGAEVTLVDAVQTVLAAGGRGLLRLRLGSLESIEVSDRLVALLQTEPRLCPHLHLPLQSGDNRILKAMNRHYTTAEYRNLITGIKARVPSIAVTTDIIVGFPGETEEMFASTLAFVSTMEFAKIHVFPYSRRTGTPAAGFAGQVSESEKKQRVHRLQQIADRQTIAFNQSFLNNKLEILFENKENQGVISGLSGNYIRVYACGGPADIGRVAPVLLKQIQADGLGGEIIE, from the coding sequence ATGGCGCAGGTGGCGTTTACAACACTGGGCTGTAAAGTAAATCAGTTCGAAACGGAAGTAATGGAAGGGCTGTTTAAAAATAAAGGCTATGAGGTTGTGGCGTTCACTGACCAGGCTGATGTCTATGTTATCAACACCTGTTCAGTGACCACTCTGGGGGAAAAAAAATCCCGGCAGCTTATTCGCCGGGCCGGCCGTCTAAACGGGGCTGCAATCATTGCGGTTGCCGGTTGCTACTCACAGGTTTCGCCCGGACAGGTAGCCGCTATTCCCGGCGTGGATGTTATTGTGGGTACTCAGGACCGTGCCCGTATTGTCGAACTGGTAGAGGCGGCAGCAGCCAATCAGCGCACCGCCCAGATTAATGTGGTTACCGACATTATGCAGGCCAAAGAATTTGAGGATATACCACTTTTTTCCAAACCAGACCGGACCAGAGCTTTTCTTAAGATTCAGGAAGGCTGCACTAATTTTTGCACCTATTGTATTATCCCTTATGCCCGCGGCCCTTTGCGCTCCCGGCCGCTTGCCAGTATTGCCGCCGAGACGGAAAAGCTGGTGGCGGCAGGTTTTACTGAGATTGTTCTCACCGGTATTCATCTTGGTGCCTTTGGCCGTGATTTTCCGTCTGCGGACGGGGCGGAAGTAACCCTGGTTGATGCTGTGCAAACAGTACTGGCGGCCGGCGGCCGGGGACTGCTGCGTCTCCGCCTGGGTTCGCTGGAGTCGATAGAGGTGTCAGACCGGTTAGTGGCTTTACTACAAACCGAGCCGCGGCTTTGCCCGCATCTTCATTTGCCGCTGCAGTCCGGGGATAACCGGATTTTAAAAGCCATGAACAGGCACTATACCACAGCGGAATATCGTAATCTAATTACCGGTATTAAAGCCCGGGTACCTTCCATTGCCGTCACTACCGATATCATTGTTGGTTTTCCCGGTGAAACAGAAGAAATGTTTGCCAGTACGCTGGCCTTTGTCAGCACAATGGAGTTTGCCAAAATCCACGTATTTCCTTATTCGCGGCGTACAGGGACACCGGCCGCGGGTTTTGCCGGCCAGGTAAGCGAGTCCGAAAAGAAACAGCGGGTACACCGCCTGCAGCAGATCGCCGACAGGCAGACAATTGCTTTTAACCAGTCGTTCCTTAACAACAAACTTGAAATATTGTTTGAGAACAAGGAAAATCAAGGAGTAATTTCAGGCTTGTCGGGAAACTACATCCGTGTTTATGCCTGTGGCGGACCGGCTGATATTGGCAGAGTTGCGCCTGTACTGCTTAAACAAATCCAGGCCGACGGGCTCGGGGGTGAAATAATTGAATAA
- the grpE gene encoding nucleotide exchange factor GrpE gives MADNEKEQVPGEIDQETDRVDEAAGDNPEICFYPADVEQFMSALNEKSRLLEEMTDRYKRLQADFDNFRRRTRQEKEELSAVVTERVVCELLPVVDNFERATASTPADVDTLATGVQMIFRQLNNALCQLGVEPVSAVGNVFDPGLHEAVMRVEDKSQPDGIIIEELQKGYKVNGRLIRPSMVKVVANS, from the coding sequence ATGGCAGATAATGAAAAAGAACAGGTTCCGGGCGAAATAGACCAGGAAACAGACCGCGTTGACGAAGCGGCAGGCGATAATCCTGAAATCTGCTTTTATCCCGCGGATGTAGAGCAGTTTATGTCTGCACTTAATGAAAAAAGCCGCTTACTTGAGGAAATGACAGACAGGTATAAGCGGCTGCAGGCCGATTTTGATAATTTCCGGCGGCGGACCAGGCAAGAAAAAGAAGAATTGTCAGCCGTTGTGACTGAACGGGTAGTCTGCGAACTTTTGCCGGTTGTTGATAATTTTGAACGGGCAACTGCCAGTACTCCGGCCGATGTCGATACCCTGGCAACAGGCGTACAAATGATATTCCGGCAGTTAAACAATGCCCTTTGCCAATTAGGTGTAGAACCGGTTAGTGCTGTGGGCAATGTATTTGATCCGGGTTTGCATGAGGCTGTCATGCGGGTTGAGGATAAGAGTCAGCCTGACGGCATAATCATCGAAGAACTGCAAAAAGGCTATAAAGTCAACGGCCGGTTAATCCGTCCCAGTATGGTAAAAGTAGTAGCAAACAGTTAA